The genomic region CTGCTGATTTGGCTGAAAAGCGGGAAACCTGTCAGACACAGTTTGTTATGATTTCCATACGAAGGGGCAAGTGAGAGAAACTGTTAGGAGGATGATAAAGtaagaaataagaaatgtaacaatacatatattgtatatgtatgtgtatatatatatatatatatatatatatatatatatatatatatatatatatatgtgtgtgtatatatatatatatatatatatatatatatatataaatatatatatatatatatatatgtacatacatagaTATGTTAGCTGTATATCTGACCCTGAGATAACAAAtcagaggtttgttttttcaccTGATAAACCAAACATGCTGAGTGATGAAGTAGTCTTTTAAGCACCGTGGACAGACTCCACCCAGCATGCGTGGAAGAAAACCTCTCGTTCCACTGGGGGGCTGGCCACAGACAGCAGCTCCATCCATCCACGCAGACTGACGCTCCACAGAGTCTGATTGAGCGCATATTTTTTGACAACTTTTACGCGCAGCCAAAATGAGCGTCTTTACTTCAAACGTGGCATTGCTGTGGCTGATAACAATACCCTGCCTGGAGGCCATTCACGGATTATACAATTTTGGCCAGCATGACTTGTTCTACAAAAAGAATCACTGCAAACCAATCCCCGCAAACCTGCTCCTGTGCCACGACATAGAGTACACGGAGATGCGCCTCCCGAACCTGCTCGGACACGAAACCATGAATGAAGTTCTGCAGCAAGCTTCGTCGTGGATCCCGCTGGTCCAGAAACAATGTCACCCCGACACAAGAAAGTTCCTCTGCTCCCTCTTTGCTCCGGTGTGTCTGGATGATCTGGATGAGCCCATACAGCCGTGCAGGTCTCTGTGCGAGAGCGTCAAACACGGCTGCGCGCCCGTCATGTCCGCGTTTGGCTTCCCGTGGCCGAAGATGCTGGACTGCGACCGCTTCCCCTTAGACAACGACCTCTGCATACCACCTGCAGGCATGGACAACTTTGTGCCAGCCACGAAAGAAGGTAAAAACACGAGACTGCATCACTGTCTACTTCAGTCAGCTGCTCAAACAACTCAACCAAGAGAGAGGATTGAGATTATCTTTCCGTGTTATAGATGAAATGTAACCATTCATGCACATACGTCATTAATTCACTCACTTGGACATGGAAATGTCATTTGTGTTCATTGTTATCCCAATCTTGCTTATACATCACATTTTGTGGTGAGTTATTTTACAGACTGCCTAACATTTCACTGATTGTCAGTTGTGTCCACTGTGTTTCTTTCAGTGCCCAGAGTGTGTGATGCTTGTAAGGAAACCGATGAGAACGACAACGAAATTGTTGACAACCTGTGTAAGAATGACTTTGGTAAGTCAACCCAGATGTGTCTGAGGAAAGTGTGTAGGAAATAAGTCATATTTTCCCCCAAAAATGCCTCAGTTTTAGCACCAAACCATGTAAATACAGATGGCTTCTAATTCCCCCTATCCTCATTCTCTCTGCTTCACGGTTGAAGCTCTGAAGATCAAGGTCAAGGAGATCTCCTACATCAACGGGGACACCAAGATAGTGCCAGAGACCAAGAGCAAGACCATCTACAAGCTGAAAGGCGTGACAGAGCATGACCTGAAGAAGACGGTGCTGTGGCTAAAGGACGGCCTGCAGTGTATCTGCGAGGAGATGAACGACATCAACGCCGCCTACCTGGTCATGGGCCAGAAGATGGACGGCCATCTGGTCATCACCTCGCTGAAGCGCTGGCAGAAGGGACAGCGCGAGTTTAAGAGGATTTCTCGCAGCATCCGCAAGCTCCAGTGTTAGaaaggaaatgaaacaaaaaaaaaccaactgcATGTGTTACTGTTGAAGATAAAGTTTGATAGAGCTCTTTCCCCATTCATACTTTCATGAAGATTAGCCCCCGGAAAGAAAAATGCTTCCCTGCCCTTTGAAAACACATCACTTCATGTGTCTTCCATTAGTTTATTCTGTGAAATgctagatttaaaaaaacaatgaggcATATATATGTCAAGGTGAACAAGATAACTTCCATTAACtgtaaattgtgtgttttttaaggttttgtgtaacattttatttgCCAACTTTGTTGCTCAACAGTGTTGTTGTATCCGGTTTAGACATAGACTACTTTTACTTAGACAGCAAAATTCCAATATTAATGTAATTTAGGCAATTATCTGCATGAAAGCAGAATTTTCTGATTTCCTAAACCCTAATAAGGTCACAGAATCAGCAATAACCGGTTTGTGAGGTGGAATTTTCTGATTTTTTGGCAGCAACATGTCTAATGGtgttaggccaccattagacaTGTTGTTAATGCAACTTTATGATGATAGAGATGATAAagtctcatcatcatctcatgtTGACAAATATCTGCAGTGAACAAAAAGGtctattcaagacatgcttgacaTTTATACACATGACTCATTAATGAAGATGTGAGTCATAGTCTGTTTATTTTCTGGAACATGTACACTAAACAGGAATATGAATGGATTATTCTGTTCATGGACTGAAACAACGTTCTTTTAAGAATAAGGTCAAAAATTGGGTTGGTGTCAAAGGGGGAAAAACGCAAATGGAAACACAGACGCAAATGGAAACAGACAGTTTTGTCCTTTAGTGCAAAATGTTCATTTTGCACCAAAGGAACCCACTCACCCCAGTGTCACCCCACACCCCCGCCATCTTTGCTGTCACCTCATTAATTGCAGTTAATTGCTAGGATTGTTAGGATTAAATTTAGCTTCAAGGTTCAAGTCCAGGATTGAAGATGACTGACTCTGATGATCATTGGCACATATGGCTTCCTGTGACATATAAAGTTTATAAAGTGAGTTTATCACACCTACATATAcatttgttatatatatttgtgtggaGTTAGAAAGAAATGTGTGTCTAACTTTTAT from Solea senegalensis isolate Sse05_10M linkage group LG6, IFAPA_SoseM_1, whole genome shotgun sequence harbors:
- the sfrp2 gene encoding secreted frizzled-related protein 2; translation: MSVFTSNVALLWLITIPCLEAIHGLYNFGQHDLFYKKNHCKPIPANLLLCHDIEYTEMRLPNLLGHETMNEVLQQASSWIPLVQKQCHPDTRKFLCSLFAPVCLDDLDEPIQPCRSLCESVKHGCAPVMSAFGFPWPKMLDCDRFPLDNDLCIPPAGMDNFVPATKEVPRVCDACKETDENDNEIVDNLCKNDFALKIKVKEISYINGDTKIVPETKSKTIYKLKGVTEHDLKKTVLWLKDGLQCICEEMNDINAAYLVMGQKMDGHLVITSLKRWQKGQREFKRISRSIRKLQC